The following are from one region of the Stigmatella ashevillena genome:
- a CDS encoding DUF2381 family protein — protein sequence MPVSPRAILLALTLLAVPVLAQPGPASCPVGVLHVGLPEVLTDELPQVCISPGLGTLFSFDAALGTVKLDAAERFTQVEFGQSTLKLMPSEQVQPGDQLRLTVRFKDNAAPSSATFLLTVHAAQAVPLVDVHRQPRTVESYREELKAKEGEVRQCLEENAQLRFENAGPGGIAGLLTSRLMGEQGIASQDIVRNTGLHPLSGLFVVMATSYRATGRVAVAVKLRNSEGAALWTAEGATLHLEGKRGVALNVLRVWQEAPIDSGKWPRLLVVEAAAKEQEAKGSFTLTLWEAGGARTLTLGGVTFP from the coding sequence GTGCCCGTCTCACCCCGCGCCATCCTCCTGGCTTTGACCCTGCTGGCCGTCCCTGTTCTTGCTCAGCCGGGTCCGGCGTCTTGCCCGGTCGGCGTTCTTCATGTCGGATTGCCAGAAGTGCTCACGGATGAGCTGCCCCAGGTGTGTATCAGTCCGGGGCTCGGCACCTTGTTCAGCTTCGATGCGGCTCTCGGGACCGTGAAGCTGGACGCGGCGGAGCGCTTCACCCAGGTGGAATTCGGCCAGAGTACCCTCAAGCTGATGCCATCGGAGCAGGTGCAGCCGGGAGATCAGTTGCGGCTGACAGTGCGCTTCAAAGACAATGCCGCCCCTTCCAGCGCGACCTTTTTGCTCACCGTGCACGCGGCGCAGGCCGTGCCCCTGGTGGACGTGCACCGGCAACCGCGCACCGTGGAGTCCTATCGGGAGGAATTGAAAGCGAAGGAAGGGGAGGTTCGGCAGTGTCTGGAAGAGAACGCTCAGCTTCGCTTCGAGAACGCTGGCCCGGGGGGAATCGCGGGCCTGCTCACATCGAGGCTCATGGGGGAACAAGGCATCGCGTCCCAAGACATCGTCCGGAACACCGGCTTACACCCATTGAGCGGGCTTTTCGTCGTGATGGCTACCAGCTACCGCGCCACGGGACGTGTGGCCGTCGCGGTGAAGTTGCGGAACTCGGAGGGCGCCGCACTGTGGACAGCTGAAGGCGCAACGTTGCACCTTGAAGGCAAGCGAGGCGTGGCGTTGAACGTTCTCAGGGTGTGGCAGGAGGCTCCCATCGACTCTGGTAAGTGGCCCAGATTGTTGGTGGTGGAAGCGGCGGCAAAAGAGCAGGAAGCCAAGGGGTCCTTCACGCTCACGCTGTGGGAGGCGGGGGGCGCCAGGACGCTGACCCTGGGTGGTGTGACGTTTCCTTGA
- a CDS encoding BamA/TamA family outer membrane protein: protein MRRYGTLLWCLWACLASAQEAPPPSEEASSPDLGLPPQTTPTFEQVVGEVVVLGVEKTRPETVQAYSRLDAGDALPPEELTRVERRLVATGLFQEVRVSTQPMADGQVRVLLEVKDKASWVIAPTFSVSNSNIGGGVLYAESNLWGRSKKFVAGAQVSTAETGLFVGYLDPNLFGFPPLRLSLEGQLRSDRVEEYRLDASQDVPEVLRRTRLNSASITGELAAMIAERVRVAAKYRLMLIDARPPADDMEVREPAFEPGATQRDTSLRLMVGLDTRQNLHAVMEGLNIEGSWEMSSPSVWSDFRYQRVGALYRHGIRFFQEHNLVLRAEAIAGHDLPFHQELVAGGGSLRGFLYRQFRGDTRLSFTAEYHFPLFTVRSLSFRGVGFSDSGLLMWRSLPEDRKLRDETGRVVRSYLPEAKSGLDNATVAQGVGAGLRLYLRSIVLPLLGVDVAYGVNSGEFRFYLVAGVGPS, encoded by the coding sequence ATGAGGCGATACGGAACACTGCTGTGGTGCCTGTGGGCCTGCCTTGCCAGCGCCCAGGAAGCCCCTCCCCCCTCCGAGGAAGCCTCCTCGCCGGACCTGGGCCTTCCTCCCCAGACAACGCCTACCTTTGAGCAGGTAGTAGGAGAGGTGGTCGTCCTCGGCGTGGAGAAGACGCGCCCCGAGACGGTGCAAGCCTACTCGCGGCTGGACGCAGGCGATGCCCTCCCTCCCGAGGAACTCACCCGGGTGGAGCGGCGCCTGGTCGCCACCGGCCTCTTCCAGGAAGTCCGCGTCAGCACCCAGCCCATGGCGGATGGCCAAGTGCGGGTGCTGCTCGAAGTAAAGGACAAGGCCTCTTGGGTCATCGCCCCCACCTTCTCGGTGTCCAACTCGAACATCGGCGGAGGGGTGCTGTACGCGGAGAGCAACCTGTGGGGCCGCAGCAAGAAGTTCGTGGCGGGCGCGCAGGTGAGCACGGCGGAGACGGGACTGTTCGTGGGCTACCTGGATCCAAACCTCTTCGGGTTTCCTCCGCTCCGGCTGAGCCTGGAGGGCCAGCTTCGCAGTGACCGGGTGGAGGAGTACCGGCTGGACGCGAGCCAGGACGTCCCGGAGGTGCTGCGCCGGACCCGGCTCAACTCCGCTTCGATCACCGGGGAGTTGGCGGCGATGATCGCCGAGCGGGTCCGCGTGGCGGCCAAGTACCGGCTGATGCTCATCGACGCCCGGCCCCCCGCCGATGACATGGAGGTGCGCGAACCCGCCTTCGAGCCAGGCGCGACGCAGCGGGACACCTCGCTGCGTCTGATGGTGGGACTCGACACGCGTCAGAACCTCCACGCGGTGATGGAGGGGCTGAACATCGAAGGGTCCTGGGAGATGTCCTCCCCCAGCGTGTGGAGTGATTTCCGCTACCAGCGCGTCGGGGCGCTCTACCGGCACGGCATCCGCTTCTTCCAGGAGCACAACCTGGTGCTGAGAGCCGAGGCCATCGCCGGCCACGACTTGCCCTTCCATCAGGAGTTGGTGGCGGGGGGCGGCTCCCTGCGTGGTTTCCTGTACCGGCAGTTCCGGGGAGACACCCGCCTGTCCTTCACGGCCGAGTACCACTTTCCCCTGTTCACCGTCCGGTCCCTGTCCTTCCGAGGCGTGGGCTTCTCGGACTCGGGCCTGCTGATGTGGCGCTCGCTGCCGGAGGATCGGAAGCTGCGCGATGAGACGGGCCGGGTGGTGCGCAGCTACCTGCCAGAGGCCAAGAGTGGCCTGGACAACGCCACCGTGGCGCAAGGCGTGGGCGCGGGCCTGCGGCTGTACCTGCGCAGCATCGTCCTGCCGCTGCTGGGCGTGGACGTGGCCTATGGCGTGAACTCGGGCGAGTTCCGTTTCTATCTGGTCGCCGGCGTCGGCCCCTCGTGA
- a CDS encoding PAS domain S-box protein → MSHQPPEDTRQEVPPPRKSGVRASKSLPDLLDSSQPELIQQWVRQVRTLGGAQALSNEELIDSMPRFLEEVTGALRQEEGGSNGSPLPGHSNVAAAHGRQRVRLGFDAALVVREYALLRDCLFEWVQQSGLSPVLAQMHLLSRCIDTGTREALAQFISATQPLGADRERLTEARYRLVMTATNDVVWDWDLISNEVLWNEAVRVTLGHEPQAHGEGMYLTSAAWWMEHIHPEERQRISESIHGVIDGGHPFWVEQYRFRRRDGTYAVIYDRGYLVRDSGGRALRMVGAMQDVTARQAAEEALRQSEYRYRRLIDAGIFGMLEWKAGGALTAVNDALLGLLGLTREEVLANGFDFWRRLSPGNPEALKTLRQTGVLPPFEAHYLRPDGSRVDLLISGFSLDAGHERGLALMLDTTRLKAVQAERERLLMSLQESEARFRNMADHAPVMLWVTDASAYCTYLSKGWYDFTGQTEETGLGFGWLSAVHPEDAKRSSDTFLAANAKREPFRLDYRLRRKDGEYRWLIDSGSPRFGPAGEFLGYIGSLIDITERKQAEDERERLLTRESSARQEAQEANRLKDEFLATVSHELRTPLTAMLGWVQMLRMGNLPVGKHARALETVERNARVQSQLIEDLLDVSRIMSGKLKLEVEPVEVSVVVEHALESVRPAADAKGIRIQAAVDSTSHVMGDAQRLQQVIWNLLSNAVKFTPKGGRVQVFVERRDSSVDIVVADTGRGIPEKFLPYVFDRFRQADGSTTRSAGGLGLGLSIVRHLVELHGGTVGVLSEEGKGATFTVSLPLSVALRREVAVPPSLLPVVSKGFACPPELARLRVLLVDDEEDTRELLRTLLEGCQVKVFTAASAEEGLKVLISERPDLLLSDIGMPGEDGYALISRVRALSPEQGGKTPAVALTAYARMADRARVLLAGFHSHVSKPVEPVELLAVLVSLSGRFAGSER, encoded by the coding sequence ATGAGCCACCAGCCCCCAGAGGACACCCGTCAGGAGGTACCGCCGCCGAGGAAATCGGGCGTTCGCGCCTCGAAGTCCCTGCCGGACCTCCTGGACTCAAGCCAGCCGGAGCTCATCCAGCAGTGGGTGCGGCAGGTTCGCACGCTGGGAGGGGCTCAGGCGCTGTCGAACGAGGAGCTCATCGACTCGATGCCGCGCTTCCTCGAGGAAGTGACGGGCGCCCTGAGACAGGAGGAGGGAGGGTCCAACGGCTCGCCACTGCCCGGGCATAGCAACGTGGCCGCGGCGCATGGCCGTCAGCGAGTCCGCCTGGGATTCGATGCGGCGCTGGTGGTTCGCGAGTACGCGCTTCTGCGGGACTGCCTCTTCGAGTGGGTGCAGCAAAGCGGCCTTTCCCCAGTGCTGGCTCAGATGCACCTGCTCTCGCGCTGCATCGATACCGGGACGCGGGAAGCGCTCGCCCAGTTCATCTCGGCGACGCAGCCCTTGGGTGCGGACAGGGAACGTCTGACCGAGGCACGCTACCGCCTGGTGATGACGGCCACCAACGACGTGGTGTGGGATTGGGATCTCATCTCCAACGAGGTGCTGTGGAACGAGGCGGTGCGCGTGACCTTGGGCCACGAGCCTCAGGCCCATGGCGAGGGGATGTACCTGACGTCCGCCGCCTGGTGGATGGAGCACATCCACCCCGAGGAGCGCCAGCGAATCTCGGAGAGCATCCACGGTGTCATCGATGGGGGCCACCCCTTCTGGGTGGAGCAGTACCGCTTCCGCCGCAGGGATGGCACCTACGCGGTCATCTATGACCGTGGCTATCTGGTGAGGGACTCGGGCGGACGGGCGCTGCGCATGGTAGGGGCGATGCAGGATGTCACTGCCCGCCAGGCGGCGGAGGAGGCCTTGCGCCAGAGTGAGTACCGCTACCGGCGTCTGATCGATGCGGGCATCTTCGGGATGCTGGAGTGGAAAGCAGGGGGGGCCCTCACTGCGGTCAATGATGCCTTGTTGGGCTTGCTGGGACTCACCCGCGAGGAGGTGCTGGCCAATGGCTTCGATTTCTGGCGCCGCCTGTCACCCGGGAATCCGGAGGCGCTGAAGACGCTGAGGCAGACCGGTGTGCTTCCGCCTTTCGAAGCGCACTACCTGCGTCCGGATGGCAGCCGGGTGGATCTCCTCATCAGTGGTTTCAGCCTCGATGCGGGGCACGAGCGCGGCTTGGCGCTGATGCTTGATACCACCCGGTTGAAGGCGGTTCAGGCCGAGCGTGAGCGGCTGCTCATGAGTCTCCAGGAGAGCGAAGCGCGCTTCCGCAACATGGCGGATCATGCTCCGGTCATGCTGTGGGTGACGGATGCCTCCGCCTACTGCACCTACCTCAGCAAGGGGTGGTACGACTTCACCGGCCAGACCGAGGAGACAGGACTGGGCTTTGGGTGGCTCTCGGCGGTTCACCCCGAGGATGCGAAGCGCTCCAGCGATACATTCCTTGCGGCCAACGCCAAGCGTGAGCCGTTTCGGCTTGATTACCGGCTGCGGCGCAAGGACGGGGAATACCGCTGGCTCATCGATTCGGGCTCGCCCCGGTTCGGCCCAGCGGGCGAGTTCCTGGGTTACATCGGCAGCCTCATCGATATCACCGAGCGGAAGCAGGCCGAGGACGAGCGCGAGCGGCTGCTGACCCGCGAGAGCTCGGCCCGTCAGGAGGCCCAGGAGGCCAACCGGCTCAAGGACGAGTTTCTGGCCACCGTCAGCCATGAGTTGCGCACGCCGCTCACGGCGATGCTCGGCTGGGTGCAGATGCTGCGCATGGGCAACCTTCCCGTTGGGAAACATGCCCGGGCCCTGGAAACGGTGGAGCGCAATGCTCGGGTCCAGAGCCAGCTCATCGAAGACCTGCTGGATGTCAGCCGCATCATGTCCGGCAAGCTCAAGCTGGAGGTGGAGCCGGTGGAGGTGAGCGTGGTGGTGGAGCACGCGCTCGAGTCGGTGCGGCCCGCCGCGGACGCCAAGGGCATCCGGATTCAGGCGGCGGTGGATTCCACCAGCCACGTCATGGGAGATGCGCAGCGGCTTCAGCAGGTGATCTGGAACCTGCTCTCGAACGCGGTGAAGTTCACCCCCAAGGGTGGGCGTGTGCAGGTGTTCGTCGAGAGACGCGACTCCTCGGTGGACATCGTCGTGGCGGACACGGGACGAGGCATTCCGGAAAAATTTCTTCCCTACGTCTTCGACCGGTTCCGGCAAGCGGACGGAAGCACCACGCGCAGCGCGGGGGGGTTGGGGTTGGGGCTGTCCATTGTCCGGCACCTCGTGGAGTTGCACGGAGGCACCGTGGGCGTCCTCAGTGAAGAAGGAAAGGGGGCCACCTTCACCGTGAGTCTGCCGTTGTCCGTGGCGCTGCGCCGGGAGGTGGCTGTCCCGCCCTCCTTGTTGCCGGTGGTGTCCAAGGGCTTTGCGTGCCCCCCCGAGCTGGCGCGCTTGCGTGTCCTCCTCGTGGATGACGAGGAGGACACGCGGGAGTTGCTGCGCACACTGCTGGAGGGGTGCCAGGTGAAGGTCTTCACCGCCGCCTCGGCAGAGGAGGGGCTCAAGGTGCTCATCTCGGAGCGTCCCGACCTGTTGCTCTCCGACATCGGAATGCCAGGGGAGGATGGCTATGCGCTCATCAGCCGCGTGCGGGCCTTGAGTCCTGAGCAGGGAGGGAAGACGCCCGCGGTGGCGCTGACCGCCTATGCGCGGATGGCGGACAGGGCGCGGGTGTTGCTGGCAGGCTTCCACAGCCACGTGTCCAAGCCGGTGGAGCCGGTGGAGCTTCTTGCGGTCCTCGTCTCGCTGTCCGGCCGTTTTGCCGGCAGCGAGAGGTGA
- a CDS encoding DsbA family protein, translated as MWSRSAPSDASKAATAQAAAAPAAPAPAAPAPAAPPQRQLVSSTVFKVPLDDSPSQGPADALVTLVEFTDFQCPFCSRANASVKQVLEDYNGQLRVVVKQHPLAFHPRARPAALAALAAHEQGKFWAYHDKLFANQKALDDASLETYAKEVGLDIKRWKKDMADSKLAQAVDRDTALAVSLGAGGTPGFFVNGRFFSGAQPIEVFRAVIEEELGKAAMLVKEGMKPSDVYASVLAHGASAPPPPPEPPAQKVELGTAPAKGPSDAPVTLVAFSDFECPFCSRAANTVKQLEGEYQGKLRVAFKHQPLPRHANAKLAATASLAAHEQGKFWEYHDKLFANQTALDRPALERYAEELKLDMGKFKEALDSNKFDAQISADSAQGQQIGAAGTPTFFVNGRPIVGAKPIENFRRVIDDELRKAGVAAR; from the coding sequence ATGTGGAGCCGAAGCGCTCCCTCCGACGCCTCGAAGGCCGCGACCGCTCAGGCTGCTGCGGCGCCCGCGGCTCCTGCGCCCGCGGCTCCCGCGCCCGCGGCCCCTCCGCAACGGCAGCTCGTGTCCTCCACCGTCTTCAAGGTTCCCTTGGATGACTCGCCCTCTCAGGGTCCCGCCGACGCGCTGGTGACGCTGGTGGAGTTCACCGACTTCCAGTGCCCGTTCTGCTCCCGGGCGAATGCCTCCGTGAAGCAGGTGCTGGAGGACTACAACGGGCAGCTTCGCGTGGTCGTCAAGCAGCACCCGCTGGCCTTCCACCCCCGTGCACGTCCCGCGGCCCTGGCGGCCCTGGCGGCGCACGAGCAGGGCAAGTTCTGGGCGTACCACGACAAGCTCTTCGCCAATCAGAAGGCGCTGGATGACGCCAGCCTGGAGACGTACGCGAAAGAGGTGGGGCTGGACATCAAGCGCTGGAAGAAGGACATGGCGGATTCGAAGCTGGCCCAGGCGGTGGATCGGGACACGGCGCTGGCGGTGTCGCTGGGCGCGGGCGGTACCCCGGGCTTCTTCGTCAACGGCCGCTTCTTCTCGGGTGCTCAGCCCATCGAGGTTTTCCGGGCCGTCATCGAAGAGGAGTTGGGCAAGGCGGCGATGCTGGTGAAAGAGGGAATGAAGCCCTCGGATGTCTATGCCTCGGTGCTGGCGCATGGCGCGAGCGCGCCGCCGCCGCCGCCCGAGCCGCCCGCGCAGAAGGTGGAGCTGGGTACTGCGCCGGCCAAGGGGCCGAGCGATGCTCCCGTCACGCTGGTGGCTTTCTCGGACTTCGAGTGCCCGTTCTGCTCGCGCGCGGCGAACACCGTGAAGCAGCTGGAGGGGGAGTACCAGGGCAAGCTGCGCGTGGCCTTCAAGCACCAGCCGCTGCCCCGGCACGCGAATGCGAAGCTGGCCGCGACCGCCTCGTTGGCGGCGCACGAGCAGGGCAAATTCTGGGAGTACCACGACAAGCTCTTCGCCAATCAGACGGCGCTGGATCGGCCCGCGCTGGAGCGCTACGCCGAGGAGCTGAAGCTGGACATGGGCAAGTTCAAGGAGGCGCTCGACTCCAACAAGTTCGACGCGCAGATCTCCGCGGACTCCGCCCAGGGCCAGCAGATCGGCGCGGCCGGTACACCGACGTTCTTCGTGAACGGTCGGCCCATCGTGGGCGCCAAGCCCATCGAGAACTTCCGGCGCGTCATTGATGACGAGCTGCGCAAGGCGGGCGTGGCCGCGCGCTAG
- a CDS encoding class I SAM-dependent methyltransferase, translated as MSDEDRQKWNQRYLEQVGGREPSRFLQSLAALLPTTGRALDVAGGSGHDALWLARRGLDVTLVDISEVALARAAAAAREVGVNLWTQQVDLEAEALPPGPFDVVLCLNFLHRPLFAVLPERLSPGGLFIFAQPTRNNLQRHRHPSARFLLEEGELFQWVQGLDAVSYTEGWTEEGTHEARWVARRLAG; from the coding sequence ATGTCCGACGAGGATCGCCAGAAGTGGAACCAGCGCTACCTGGAGCAGGTGGGCGGCCGGGAGCCCTCGCGGTTTCTCCAGTCGCTCGCGGCTTTGTTGCCGACGACAGGGCGGGCCCTGGATGTGGCGGGCGGCAGTGGCCACGACGCGCTCTGGCTCGCGCGGCGGGGGCTGGACGTCACCCTGGTGGACATCTCAGAGGTGGCCCTGGCGCGCGCCGCTGCGGCTGCGCGTGAGGTGGGCGTGAACCTCTGGACGCAGCAGGTGGATCTGGAGGCCGAGGCGTTACCGCCGGGTCCATTTGATGTCGTGCTCTGTTTGAACTTCCTCCACCGGCCCTTGTTCGCGGTGCTCCCCGAGCGGCTCTCGCCAGGGGGGCTGTTCATCTTCGCCCAGCCGACCCGGAACAACTTGCAGCGCCACCGGCATCCGTCCGCGCGGTTTCTGTTGGAGGAGGGAGAACTGTTCCAGTGGGTCCAGGGGCTTGACGCCGTCTCGTACACCGAAGGGTGGACCGAGGAGGGAACCCACGAGGCACGGTGGGTCGCAAGACGTCTGGCTGGATGA
- a CDS encoding DUF1501 domain-containing protein has translation MSDDTKKSLTFGRRGLLKGLGAGATALALPSLWLPRSAYAQTSGRNSVQHLIYIRLSGGFRFTTAFNGDVAEEFNPFGRSSQRAPGTEWGVGKLLERASWLEDEEEGKARADLGMERVSAFSNDICVLPCVDHEPFSARADGNHGTGLERFLTGFVGGTTSFFTLINYGLRERVAQETAAGRTVLPAFSLGEAGMALGAGAYAGYRPPVLDGSGFERFSFDPDSGVPEWARTLSGKMDSRMRDRLHLRLRNNVEVYQQTREATRSYGKIFRDPLLRIGPYSQDAADGISNQELMTLLGDTPTGRQAALALRLFHFGCPAVFLNQGFYDFHSDEEEGLSGEMDQANQLLSGLRTALKRMKDSTGLSYWDKTLVVVGSEFGRTTGGKKFNSAKGSDHNSDLATRWMSMPMMGGVISSAGKGGKLLGSTRGSDLKADGKVYSYRAVMKTMLDLLGADHSGIFPADNPIEDLFT, from the coding sequence ATGTCCGACGATACGAAGAAGTCCCTCACGTTCGGCCGCCGCGGGTTGCTCAAGGGCCTGGGCGCGGGTGCCACCGCCCTGGCCCTCCCGAGCCTGTGGCTGCCCCGCTCCGCCTATGCCCAGACGTCCGGGCGCAACAGCGTGCAGCACCTCATCTACATCCGCCTCTCGGGCGGTTTCCGCTTCACCACCGCCTTCAATGGAGACGTGGCCGAGGAGTTCAATCCCTTCGGACGTTCCAGCCAGCGGGCCCCCGGCACCGAGTGGGGCGTGGGCAAGCTGCTGGAGCGCGCCTCCTGGCTGGAAGATGAAGAGGAGGGCAAAGCCCGGGCCGATCTGGGAATGGAGCGGGTGAGCGCGTTCTCCAATGACATCTGCGTGCTGCCGTGCGTGGACCACGAGCCCTTCTCCGCGCGCGCCGATGGCAACCATGGCACCGGGCTGGAGCGCTTCCTCACCGGGTTCGTGGGGGGCACCACCAGCTTCTTCACCCTCATCAACTATGGGCTGCGCGAGCGCGTGGCCCAGGAGACGGCCGCGGGCCGGACGGTGCTGCCCGCCTTCAGCCTGGGCGAGGCGGGCATGGCGCTGGGCGCGGGCGCGTACGCCGGGTACCGGCCGCCGGTGCTGGATGGCAGCGGCTTCGAGCGCTTCAGCTTCGATCCCGACTCCGGGGTGCCAGAGTGGGCCCGCACCCTGTCGGGCAAGATGGACAGCCGCATGCGCGACCGGCTCCACCTGCGACTGCGCAACAACGTGGAGGTCTACCAGCAGACGCGCGAGGCCACGCGCTCCTACGGGAAGATCTTCCGAGATCCCCTGCTTCGGATCGGGCCCTACTCCCAGGACGCGGCGGACGGCATCAGCAACCAGGAACTGATGACCCTGCTGGGGGACACCCCCACCGGCCGTCAGGCGGCGCTCGCCCTGCGCCTGTTCCACTTCGGGTGCCCGGCTGTCTTCCTCAACCAGGGCTTCTATGACTTCCACTCCGATGAAGAGGAGGGGCTGTCGGGGGAGATGGACCAGGCCAATCAGCTGCTGAGCGGCCTGCGCACGGCCCTCAAGCGCATGAAGGACTCCACGGGCCTGTCCTACTGGGACAAGACGCTGGTGGTGGTGGGCAGCGAGTTCGGCCGCACCACCGGGGGCAAGAAGTTCAACTCCGCCAAGGGCAGTGACCACAACAGCGATCTGGCCACGCGCTGGATGTCCATGCCGATGATGGGCGGGGTCATCTCCTCGGCGGGCAAGGGCGGCAAGCTGCTGGGCTCCACCCGGGGCTCGGATCTCAAGGCCGATGGCAAGGTGTACTCCTACCGCGCGGTGATGAAGACGATGCTGGACCTGCTGGGCGCGGACCACAGCGGCATCTTCCCGGCGGACAACCCCATCGAGGATCTCTTCACATGA
- a CDS encoding serine/threonine protein kinase — MTTDIPHPDRLGPGDRVGPWEILEVLGAGGLGRVFKVRRDGKVYALKMATRLPGQKVAGEEDVDGWCQREATLLLERTPHPHLPRVFSVDRWPAPEEGFLYVVMEYIDGWSFHDWRYETHPTAAQLVDVLLALVRTLDSLHKRGIHHRDLNANNVLIRREDGRPFLLDFGSVSLPGARTLTQGMPPVELSVVPPEALEHARLHGDENVRFHGGPTVDLYALGVLMYCALTDGYPFNPKLPPRQLLSVIMLRVPRAPHWINPKVPLSLSLLTMRLLSKRPEDRPESAEVLHQALWEAAKARTSRAWKVPLDLPEGGPLPVTDEEMHERTLEEQRARLAAQAREPQAGGVSSAEAVEEVLPAEAAFALLRGPSAQPPQRERPWRRARWGRVLAVTCALVACALALAWKWNPAGLDKSPPVASRSFVQPGPWGAGQEVAPPWKPPEAETAAVLTPAAIASPAMSSKESASVKTHTTQSPKRSSPGSRAARQALGVATACSILAGCPGAQVRPPPPGEPCPAGAAEAMEKLKIEVGDRRDASFFFEPKNAQPTPVTEGSVRIALMDEMGGLPGLSTLFGQLIFGERIYGRFTRARSEDGRIDVPVCIELVDVGDHARGTWREASESSGTVKVFSSVRVKAVDYFE, encoded by the coding sequence ATGACGACCGATATTCCCCATCCGGACCGGCTGGGCCCCGGCGATCGCGTGGGACCCTGGGAGATTCTGGAGGTGCTGGGAGCGGGCGGTCTCGGCCGTGTCTTCAAGGTCCGGCGTGACGGCAAGGTCTACGCACTGAAGATGGCCACCCGCCTTCCGGGACAGAAGGTGGCCGGTGAGGAGGACGTCGACGGTTGGTGCCAGCGGGAAGCCACCCTGTTGCTGGAACGCACGCCTCACCCCCACCTGCCGCGCGTCTTCTCGGTGGACAGGTGGCCGGCCCCGGAAGAGGGGTTCCTCTACGTCGTCATGGAGTACATCGACGGCTGGAGCTTCCACGACTGGCGCTACGAGACGCATCCCACCGCGGCCCAGCTCGTGGACGTGCTGCTGGCGTTGGTGCGCACGCTGGACAGCCTGCACAAGCGGGGCATTCACCACCGCGACCTCAACGCCAACAACGTCCTCATCCGCCGGGAGGATGGCCGGCCGTTCCTACTCGACTTCGGCAGCGTGTCCCTGCCGGGCGCCAGAACGCTGACTCAGGGCATGCCTCCGGTGGAGCTCTCCGTGGTTCCTCCCGAGGCGCTGGAGCATGCCCGCCTTCACGGGGACGAGAACGTGCGCTTTCACGGTGGGCCGACCGTGGACCTCTACGCGCTCGGGGTGCTGATGTACTGCGCGCTGACCGACGGTTACCCCTTCAATCCCAAGCTTCCTCCGAGGCAGTTGCTCTCCGTCATCATGCTGCGCGTTCCACGCGCTCCGCACTGGATCAACCCCAAGGTGCCGCTGAGCTTGAGCCTCCTCACCATGCGGTTGCTGTCCAAGAGGCCAGAGGACAGACCCGAGAGCGCGGAGGTGCTGCATCAGGCGCTGTGGGAGGCGGCCAAGGCGCGGACCTCGCGCGCTTGGAAAGTGCCGCTGGACTTGCCCGAGGGCGGGCCGCTGCCCGTCACGGATGAGGAAATGCACGAGCGCACGCTGGAAGAGCAGCGGGCCCGCCTCGCCGCTCAAGCTCGCGAGCCACAGGCAGGAGGAGTGTCATCCGCTGAGGCCGTGGAGGAGGTTCTTCCGGCGGAAGCCGCTTTCGCGCTCTTGCGAGGACCCTCCGCGCAGCCCCCACAACGCGAGCGGCCGTGGAGACGTGCCCGCTGGGGACGGGTGTTGGCGGTGACGTGCGCGCTCGTGGCGTGCGCCTTGGCGCTTGCGTGGAAATGGAACCCAGCGGGCTTGGACAAATCTCCTCCGGTGGCGTCTCGCTCGTTCGTGCAACCGGGACCTTGGGGGGCGGGCCAGGAAGTGGCGCCCCCGTGGAAGCCGCCGGAAGCTGAAACGGCCGCGGTCCTCACCCCTGCGGCCATCGCTTCCCCTGCGATGTCCTCCAAGGAATCGGCTTCCGTGAAGACTCACACGACCCAGTCACCCAAGCGGTCCTCTCCCGGGAGTCGCGCCGCTCGTCAGGCGCTTGGCGTGGCGACGGCCTGCTCCATCCTGGCCGGTTGCCCCGGGGCACAGGTCCGCCCTCCACCCCCGGGCGAGCCATGCCCGGCCGGTGCCGCCGAGGCCATGGAGAAGCTCAAGATCGAAGTGGGCGACCGAAGGGACGCGAGTTTCTTCTTCGAACCCAAGAACGCCCAGCCTACCCCTGTCACCGAGGGCTCGGTCCGTATTGCACTCATGGATGAAATGGGCGGCTTGCCGGGATTGAGCACCCTCTTCGGGCAGCTCATCTTTGGGGAGCGTATCTATGGAAGGTTTACCCGGGCACGCTCGGAGGATGGCCGGATTGACGTCCCCGTGTGCATTGAACTGGTAGACGTCGGAGACCACGCGCGCGGTACTTGGCGTGAGGCCAGTGAGAGTTCTGGCACGGTCAAGGTGTTCTCTTCCGTGCGTGTCAAGGCGGTTGATTATTTCGAGTGA